In the genome of Lactuca sativa cultivar Salinas chromosome 3, Lsat_Salinas_v11, whole genome shotgun sequence, the window AAAGAATAATCTAAATCGATTTATAAACCTCATAAAAACACTAGATTCAATGCACTTCCTTCAAGTTTAGAGTGGGAAGTATGATTGAAAATAGGTATTTAAGCATAAAAAGGTTTGGAGTACCTTCATGAACATGTCAGCCCTCCTATAATTCACATATATTTCAAAAGtaacaacatccttcttaataAATCCTTCCATTTCAAATTAAGCAAAACTCTAAAACTATAGAATTGAGAAATAAGAGGGTTTTCAGGTTTTTTCCTGTTTACAAGGTAATTTGAATGTGTTTGTTTGTAGtggaagattttttttttttttttttatatttttcattctCTCAAATGTTCTTGAGCTATTTTTCATCATATGATATCTTATGTATTTTTGTGTGTTTAGGTTTAAACATGGAGATGTAAAGATAGAGGAATGGGAAAACCATCAAAAAGAAAAAAGGATATTCTTTAAAAATGACGACAAATTTTTCAAGAATGATGACGAAATTCTTCAATAATGAAGAcaaattattaaagaatgtacTAAATATCATAACTTTTTGTAAATTCTTCAAAAATGATGATAGATTCTTGACAAATGTAGTATAAAAGGTTGTGTATATTCTTTAAAATGttgtatatttttcttttttatgttatttattcTCTTTCTTAACCATTCTTTCTAATTCTTTCCCATTTTTGTAAAATCTGATATAAAGAATACAAAGAATGCACCTATTCTTACAGAATACTCTTTCCTTTGTgaaattctgatttttttttaattactttttaCATTATTCTCAAATAAATTTGTAAAATTTGCAATTAAAATTATTGTTATTTTGATGCAACTTGTTATTATTGTAATATTTATACAAATGTATTATTTAAGAATGTCAATTCTCAATCAATCACAAGATTGCAGTTAGACTCTTTAAGAATGAAAGACCTATACGTGTTCATGACTATATCATCTGAAACATcgttctaattttttttaacacaatggttttgaaaaaaaaatagaatcgTAACTCCCTAAATAATAGCATCTTCCTTTCTTGGTGATGAATAAAAATGTCTATAATGCCCTTATATGCAAAATTTTCCTAATAAAAACATTATTAATATGTGATGTATGACATAGTAACTATGGTAGACCATCACAATCTTAGCCATTAAGAATTATAATCCAATGGTCCAAATCTAGTCATACAGTCACACAATAATTGTAATTCATATTTAAtcataaccctatatatatatatatatatatatatatatatatatatatatatatatatatatatatatatatatatatatatatatatatatatatatatatatatatatatatagaagtggGTTCGTGTACAAATGAGATTAAGAAGTGAAAATGATAAGAACCAATAGCAAATAAGCATGTGTATAATAgtagttatttttttatttcacacgtaatttgttgttttttataatttttttatttaaaaggtTATAAATGTAATGTATCCATGTAGTTATCTTTTAAGAATTTAACCATCGGTTAAGGTTGATTAGTGGGTTTTCAATTTGATGTAACCGTTTATTCTTAATTGATCGAAGATCTTCGTTTTtgttatttcaaaatttattctGAGTTTTTCTTTTGAGTTTTCTCTACTAATAGATTATGTATTCAAACATTATTCAACATAATGTTTACGTTTAAAGCTTTGTTAGATGCGAAAGTTAACAGGAATAGGCTAAGTTCGCATTCAAAAGTCATGAAGAAATTTCCAATTGCATCACAGAAAATGGTTACCAGGAAGAAGGATTATTTAGATGAGAATGTGGATAAAGTTGATTTTATGGTTAATTCTCGTGATCATCCTATCGAAATAGATGATGATGAAGTATCAGAAGAAAAAGAATTTCGATCTGGTGAAGTTAAGAAGGAGAGtaagttattttgttttgttgttaatgtttttcaaaatgacatttttaggattttttttcgGTTTGATTTTGTTCTGCTTGTATGTTTAGATAATGAGAGTCCAATTGAGATTAATTCCAGTAATTCTATGAAGAAGACATTTGACATTTCATCTAGTAATTCTTGGAAGAAGAAAAAGCCAAGGAATAATGTTTATCAGTATGTGTATAGTTCAATGAAAAAGAGAAAACGTGGTTCGATTAAACTCAAAATCATCTGATACAGATGGTTAGTTATCCTAATTTTGTTATtctttaaattaattattaatttagattttaatatttttttgttatacataatttagattatttaaGTGATTCTGATTTTGAGGTTCAGAGCATTACAAGGAACAGGAAGTTGGTTAACATAAGTGATAAAAAATTTAGTAAAAGAATTGTCTATGAACATGGTAAACTTAACtataatgttatttatttattttgttgtgtatttattgattttgttatattaatttttttatattattttaaaaggtttatatattgattattttgttgTAGACTTTTCTAGTGATTCTGATTTTGAGGATGGTACCAGTAATAGTGTGAAGAGGGTGGATAAGATAGCTGATaagaaagttaaaaaaaatgGAGTTGAATTGTGCTAAAATAAAATCATTGTATTCTTGTGTTTCTCTTCATTCTATATATGGTGTTGTGAATTCAATGAATCATAATCAAAAACATTGTGTGAGGAGTTTGGGGTTTTGATCATTGCTAGACATGAAGACTCAAAGTATTTTAGCAAAATTATGTTATTTTGTTGTTGATTCTTTTGATCCTTTAGAGATGGTTATTACAACTGAGGTTTCTAATATTTTGGTTACAAGGGAAGATGTTAATAGGGTGTTAGGTTTGCTATGGGGGTTGATCAGTTAAATAGTGTTGATGTAAGAGGTAATGAGGAATGGTATGAGATATGGAAAGATCAATTCAAGAAGCCGTTGTCTTTAATTACTCCAAATGATATTGTGTACAAGATAATAGAACGTTGTGAAACAGATATGGTGTTTGTTGCTAATTTTATTATTCTTGTTTGTACATGTTTTGGATCATGTAACAAACAAGGTGCCTGCAATTTGAAGCTTCTACCGTACTTGTCTCAGTCATATAAGTTAAATGATATAAGTTAAATGAGTTTGATTGGTGTACATATGTATTAAATTGTGTAAAAGAGGAAAAGTTGATTTGGAGCAGAAGTGATATTAAGACTTTCTTCAATGGTTTGATTATGCTCCAGATAAATTTGTTGAACACAAAAAAAACCATCCGTTTTAACTTTTTtgacaaagttcaagaaatcattcCAACTTTCAAGCTTGTTTAGACCAACGTCTAATGGAGCAAATGAGACTAAAGAGTATGCAAATGTTCTGTCAACATCATAACCAAACGAACTTAAGATGGTATGAAATACCTCTGTAGAGAAAGTTTCAACGTCGATGAAGTCTATATAGTCAATGATTCCTCCAAAGTAATCTCGATTTGGGTAGTAGAGGAAACTACCTCCATGGTTTAGCATGATTGAGAAGTACTTTTTGTTTTCCCATCCTGAATGAAGGTTGAAAATAAGAgtatataagttttaatattaTAAGATTTTAACAATAAGGAACATACCATATAGGTCGTAAAGATCAAGATAAGCTGAGGAGTTGCGAACTTCCTAAATCGACGATTCTGAAGCCATCACTGGAAATTGTAGTTTTGTTTAAGTTTATTATGATGTTGAGGAGGAATATATAACGATTAGTAGTGGAGGTAATTAATTTTCTATCATCATTTGCTTCAAGAACTATTGTAGCCTAATTCAGCGGTCGTAGGTTTAAGTAATAATGTTATCTATACATGCAAGATGATAATGCTTATCTTGttataatttgaatttttttttttggttttgaaaaacgaATCGGtatatgtttctttttattttgaagttgattttttttttttttttttttttttttttttttatacaatGATTAGATCATAGTCTTGTTATTATTTACCATTTTTACATTATATTTTaagtaaattttaatttttatttgttttttcatttttttaaatataaaatgtaTATTTAATATTAGTTGAATAGGTTTTTATATGAAAGGATTGTTTGTATTTATTGAAATTAAGTCGATTTGACTTCTGTAATTATaagtgtttatatttttttttaattattaattctaTATAGATTTAAGTAATAATAGAAAGATTTTATGAGGTAATAAAGTATCATATATTATATTGTTTAATGTATATATTTAATTAAAGGAGATTAATTTGTGAAAGAGTTGTTGATTAATTGAGCTATTGTTAACATATTTCCTAGGTGATATGCCGCATATATATgtgtaaagtttttttttttttttttttttttcataaatattaATTTTATTGGAATAGTAATTTTTCATTATTAAAGATTTATGTAATATTAAAGAATTATGGATTATTAaagaattcaattttttttaatatattgttatttttttcaaaaagtaATTATGCAATATTAAGGAAGAACGGAATGTTTGTAGTTTTAAACGGGTGTATGAACAGATTCACACATCACCGACGATCATAATAGAAAGGATAAAAGCTATGACGTTTACTTGGTGTAAACATAGAACTCCATGCAAAATGGTGGATTGGAGAGTTTGGAATTTATGCCCTTTTCTTTGTCTGTAATTTTTGTTTTCGATTGTCTTGTACTTTTTTTCCCACATTAGCTTGATGTGGTttctttattaatatatttgcCGATTtccaaaaaattaaatatatattgcATTATTTCATTCGCATTAGATTTAATCTttttaagtaaaatgatagtgaATGTTTAGTTTATGATTTGAAATAGTCTTTAACATATATTCCGGAAGATTTGCGGCATATATATGTGTAAAATTTTTTGAAATAGTCTTAACATATATTTCGATTATATCTAAAATTGTAATGTCGTTTGAAGCACTTTTTATTTGTGCTTTGTATTATTTTTTCTTATAATAAATTCATATATGGTTTTATATATGAAAGTGAAACTGTAAAATATTACATTATTcataattaatattaaaataaacttCAGAATCGGTTCAAGCTTTTAATACTAAGAGTTTTAATATAGAAAAACTAAGCACATACAAAACTAAAATTATAATATAAGTTACTGTTGTTTTTTGAAAGGCTTAAGAACATTTGAAGGATTTATTGGGGAATTTCTTAGATCATGGTTGACTAATTGCTTGCATCCTTTGCATGTGCGTTTTGGTTTAAGTGATTTAGCTATTGCTTTTTCTGCTGCACTTTTGATTCGATTCCTCTTTCCACTTCGTTTTGTTTTTATCCCACTTGGTATTTTGATTTTCACATCAGTTGAAATTGGAACTCCAATGATATTTTCAACAACATCTTTTATTGGAATTGAACTTGATCTAGAAGCAACATCCTTTCCACAAGTTTCACTTAATTGTTGAAGAGAGTTCACCAATTCTTGTAATTTTTCTTTGTCATGAATAACCGATTCAATGCATTTCTCATAAAAAGAAGTAGCATCCTGCAAGAGATTTGAAATTTTTGTACTGCACACTCTCCATTTTCGGTTTATCTTTTGAAAACCAATATCAAATATGTTCTTTCTCCATCTATCCAGGATGTATTTTTCAGGTATCATGCTAATGTCATAATCTATAAAAACTCTAAAAGCATGACTACAAAGGATTCCAAAAAATGTGAAATGCAAACATTCACATTCAATTGTTTCATCTTTTGCATCAAAAGAAACCTGAAAAGATAATAATAAAATGTAATTACAGTAATATTATTATAAAGTCAAActattgtttaattaaaataatcattaAGTAGCATATTTCCATACCTTAAATTCTGGTCATTTGCCTGACTTGATTGTAGACAATTATGCATTGTTGATGGCCATTAatcaaaacataatttttttgaaATCACTGATAGAATGCCTTTTTTATTTGTTTCTGCACTTTAAGGAATGCTTCTCGTGTGTATACCAATGatgcatgtgtcacaccccaaaatcggaacggcggaaacgttctggggtggatgacgtcatgtcaagtatcacaacacatgcattatagtaataaaagtacaacaaaacattgcattaatagtaatagttttacatagtttacattacaatatatcaaagtaatacaagtaaataatataggtgcagcttggtactaaactgtcttcgtcagaagctccggggatgtaccagTCTAAtgctgacttgagaatacaagttatttgaaaagcgagtatcaacatttttacaaatgttggtgagttcataagtatttagtgtcattttattcaaataactttaataaaagtggtagttttagagtatctAATATATTagagtcttttccagaaaatcctatattttctttaataaatgcagtcttctaccaagactggacacagttatgtggtaaaaagtagttttcccttaatcgctatcattatcaaaatacaaaatttgattattaaagaaagcaagagaaatcagggaaaataacatatgcctcagtagtgaagactgctgactaaggcaaaaggactcatagactccaggagagtatcgaacaaacgacacgcctggctcagtctaacacagggagacacagaccccagatggtaccaaatgaaaggtacggctaaCAAGGTTTAAAAAcagagactacagaccccagacaatatcaaatgaaagacacAACTAGTAAGGTATAAAACAaggaaaacagaccccagacagtatcaaataaaagatacagctagcaaggtctaaaaacagtgtgactctgagagtgggttttcagcatacagtgtaaagtacagtgtaaaatacagtgtgaaataccattaccttaaggccctgaattataaggtaacttgggatactcgtaaccatactaaccgacactagagtacctgacgccctgcaagcgtctataaaatgtgacatttgtcaccccttggcttggtaggtcgtggactgtagctagcagtcagggtgcgggggtgtcaatcccgtatagatctatacacacaatgtccgctctccctacaggagactctggttaccaactagacgacggagaatgccgtgtcccgaagatgcatcccaaatagtgggtagtgggtttccaatataagtgttgaactagacgtagagactcataactgaattgactaatgcaaacctatatgtctatgcttgtatacataatatataactaatgaatcaaacgaccttcggacggacacccgatcccaccagaccacatctcaacgaagaaaaggaaatagggcggacaagccttcctaagtccttcaatcattatttatatgcacctatacaagcacaagcatacatctaactacgtctgagtgtgtaacaagcggaaacgtatcgtgaagtataaccgaatcgtgatgtataaacgtatagtatggaataaccgaatcgtgatgtataaacgtacagtgtggaatagccgaatcgtgatgtataaacatacaatatggaataaccgaatcgtgaagtataagtgttaccaaatataagtgtatcacgaagtagaagcgacaacaagtgaagtaagagcgtctaataggcataagcgactacaagtataagcgaaatggaggcaataacaagtataaacgcatcacgaagtgaaagcgttatcaagtaggagttcaaactaagagggagtatcaaaacatggaagaaaacctttataattgagaaaatcacaacttggtgttctttggtaaaataagtttgaaaacctttagaaattctttggaaacttttaataaaccagtttaaaatgaaatttGATAAAACAACATacgtaagagttttgaacaaatgaaaaccttttggaaatctatttatagtatcctacttggtaaaacagtttacagtgtggtaaatccttgtgcgtgcgggttatcaatcacatgtgattgatatgataaccggcatgtttaacttgtattcccccctataaaacatgtaaacacatttaaaaggttcattcaggggtatgaactcacctgatgtaagtggatccgacgaaggtgccggttgggtgcccggtgtcaagtaaagacttggacacacttagtgacctatttaacatatgataacatatgttcacatacaattagtacatttaatactaattgaacaagtatacgcactctaaggagcggaaaacactttggttaagtgtttggggtgtcccgggtaacatctaagggtgtgaatggcttaggaatggagtttactctccaagagtaaactctccatatagtgtttacggccccgggacaactccccatgagtttacgaccgtaaactcatggtgaggggttctaggatgtttaaaggccttatattgatcgtggaattttgctaggttcAAATCTAAAATGTATGAATGGTTTTAAGTCatttaaagggaccaaatgggagtttacggcccatgaaccacccctatgggagttcacggccgtgaactcctacccCTTGATTTTATGGAAGTTTAAGGCCCTTATTTTAATCCTAGTGATTTATAATCAagtataaggccatttggggggattaaaactaccatttgacatggtttggaggtgtttacggcctaagcatgtgcttgagccataaactcctttttacccctcattTCATTGTGCTTAATtgctccaaacccgaaatagcaagtccctaatttatgtctgaagcctaagggtggtttgggagtgtttggaaCTTGTTTTAACAAGTTTAGATGGTGTTTACGgactaagcatgtgcttgggccgtaaaacctcttttatgccttaaaatTTGTTGTTTTATGGTGCAagcactcctaggctaaatccctaaTTAGTTTCCAACCTCAAGGATGAGTTTAAAGGCAAGTTTGacatcattttaggggtttacggccctagagtgttcttgggccgtaaactcctttttccttgcCTTCTTGGACAATTTTTGAGCTATATTGACATGCAATGGGTTGTAAAACAAGCTAGGGTACAAGAACTTACGatttggaggcggaaacttgcggttttgagACGAAATCGGGctttatgagagagagtatagagagagagtgtaaaaggggtggaatgaagtccattcccccttatatatgggttggtgTTGGAGCTCAAtgggattctacccgatactgccgttaaacggggcttttggtcgcgcccgatttagtggtcgtagtaaaattaactttttccaaattaatatggaaatgtaaCTTAAgtgattttactttattttattacgacgaaTAACAAcatagaatataaataaataaaacgtttatttattttacgacctcaaattaacggaacttttataaaatggaatattccgttaacggtaatggggtaatgtaacggaataaactttgggttgtcacatcatccccccgttagagggaatttcatctcgaaattcaggtctaggcaaggtagtaggtatgaatgaccgagtagaggcaggagggtacttcctattctgtttgtcctcgcattcccaagtgaactttggtctgtgtttgtcattccaacaaaccttcacctacgggatgcggattccgtctcgtgtagttagcgagttccgactggtgtatctacgaggttagggttctcaatggtttctatcaagatgagtgggatacgaagagtgacgtcgggtaaacacatatcaagtctaagaagtggatcgatctggTGTGAAACtttgtggaatatccgaaagtagtagtggtctgaagagggttggaccaaatctccgtGAGGATTCTCaaatggtcctaagctctcggaagggtagagcttttcagtaattagaacatagtgtacttctatggcaagatcaccactggcgtgatcgccattccgaagttcctaacgttctctctcatactggtagtgtagtccttcaggttggttcttaggaagcttgggttgtctttggtttc includes:
- the LOC111906649 gene encoding protein FAR1-RELATED SEQUENCE 9-like — protein: MPSKIEPDVVSNSDFKKRINQLVWNMNIEPSEFENKWDLMLHEFHLKDNKWLADMFNKRDKWIPSYFRDIQMCGLMKTTSRFESSNSFFNVSFDAKDETIECECLHFTFFGILCSHAFRVFIDYDISMIPEKYILDRWRKNIFDIGFQKINRKWRVCSTKISNLLQDATSFYEKCIESVIHDKEKLQELVNSLQQLSETCGKDVASRSSSIPIKDVVENIIGVPISTDVKIKIPSGIKTKRSGKRNRIKSAAEKAIAKSLKPKRTCKGCKQLVNHDLRNSPINPSNVLKPFKKQQ